A single region of the Phycisphaerae bacterium genome encodes:
- a CDS encoding UDP-N-acetylmuramoyl-tripeptide--D-alanyl-D-alanine ligase gives MKPLTLQEVVTAMEGTPDRPVPVGSVSRVSIDSRAVVAGDLFVAIKGLQYDGHDYVGPACTAGAMAAVVRNDYLGPKPRGSAAGANPSAGLLIRVDSPVAALGRLARYYRRSVIGGSVKVVAVTGSNGKTTTKAMIGHVLSSKWRGRAGIKSFNNEIGVPLTLLSTEPSDTFLVCEVGTNAPGEIAALARLIEPEIAVITNVAEVHLQGLGTIEGVAREKLSLLSYVRPDGCAVINADLEVLRAMVLRERQYSAVKKVMFGEWPEAELRLSGLRSVSDGGGGSGGAPCGTEFTVNDRFKYRLNVPGRHNAHNALAVIGVARRFGMEDEEIAAALATFTLPPMRLQYERLGGLTLINDGYNANPASMAAALNVLLEAGAAGRRVFVVGDMRELGAVSERCHRELADRIGQLPIDLLIAVGENAELMAKGVKRASAGRIETHAYATTEAARRRLVAFLRRDDTVLVKGSRALALERLVEAMEKWAQRPTVKGKGAAR, from the coding sequence ATGAAACCGTTGACCTTGCAGGAAGTCGTCACCGCCATGGAGGGCACACCGGATCGGCCTGTTCCGGTGGGGAGCGTTTCGCGCGTGTCGATCGACTCGCGAGCGGTGGTCGCGGGTGATCTCTTCGTTGCGATCAAGGGCCTGCAGTATGACGGCCATGACTATGTTGGGCCGGCCTGTACCGCCGGGGCGATGGCGGCGGTGGTTCGTAACGACTACCTCGGTCCCAAACCCCGCGGGAGCGCTGCGGGCGCGAATCCCTCGGCCGGTCTGCTGATCCGGGTGGACAGCCCGGTCGCGGCGTTGGGAAGGCTGGCTCGCTACTATCGCCGGTCGGTGATCGGAGGATCGGTCAAGGTTGTGGCGGTGACCGGCAGCAACGGCAAGACCACGACCAAGGCCATGATCGGGCACGTCCTGTCGAGCAAGTGGCGGGGTCGGGCTGGCATCAAGAGCTTCAACAACGAGATCGGGGTGCCGCTTACGCTGTTGTCGACGGAGCCATCGGACACGTTCCTGGTCTGCGAGGTGGGGACCAACGCTCCTGGCGAGATTGCCGCGTTGGCTCGGCTGATCGAGCCGGAGATCGCGGTCATCACGAACGTGGCGGAGGTTCACCTTCAAGGCCTGGGTACGATCGAAGGCGTGGCCCGTGAGAAGTTGTCGTTACTCAGCTACGTGCGCCCGGACGGATGTGCTGTCATCAATGCCGATCTGGAGGTTCTCCGGGCCATGGTGCTTCGCGAACGCCAGTACTCGGCGGTCAAGAAAGTGATGTTTGGCGAATGGCCGGAAGCGGAGCTGCGGCTGAGCGGCCTGCGGTCGGTTTCTGACGGCGGAGGCGGCTCCGGGGGAGCCCCTTGCGGGACGGAGTTCACGGTCAATGACCGTTTCAAGTACCGGCTCAACGTGCCCGGTCGGCACAATGCTCACAATGCCCTGGCGGTGATCGGCGTAGCCCGGCGCTTTGGCATGGAAGACGAGGAGATCGCGGCCGCCCTGGCGACGTTCACGCTGCCCCCGATGCGGCTGCAGTACGAGCGGCTTGGCGGATTGACGCTGATCAACGACGGGTACAACGCCAATCCGGCGTCGATGGCCGCGGCCCTGAATGTGCTGCTGGAAGCCGGGGCGGCTGGCCGGCGGGTGTTTGTCGTCGGCGACATGCGGGAACTGGGCGCGGTCTCTGAACGGTGTCATCGTGAGTTGGCGGATCGCATCGGGCAGTTGCCGATCGACCTGCTGATTGCGGTGGGCGAGAACGCCGAGCTGATGGCCAAGGGGGTCAAACGGGCCAGTGCCGGGCGGATTGAGACTCATGCCTATGCGACGACGGAAGCGGCCCGGCGCCGGCTGGTGGCGTTCCTTCGTCGCGACGACACCGTGTTGGTCAAAGGCTCGCGGGCTTTGGCGCTGGAGCGCCTGGTGGAAGCCATGGAGAAATGGGCTCAGCGCCCGACGGTGAAGGGCAAGGGTGCTGCTCGCTAG
- a CDS encoding response regulator transcription factor: MSSIPQVPATNAGSIKVLVVDDHGLVRDSVSTLLAREPDIVIVGVAEDADAAISKVLELKPDLVLMDIDMPGISCFDAIQIVRSRVPQTKFILVTAYEHDEHLEQALKVRANGFIVKSQGMNSLIGAIREVAAGRIHYSPEIMSRLIVEGDQIRLENPPKSRLSTLSPRERELLRVLARGQSLKEAASILGISYKTADKQKASLMAKLDIHDRVELARYAIREGLVEP; this comes from the coding sequence ATGTCTTCGATACCACAGGTTCCCGCGACGAATGCAGGCTCGATCAAGGTTTTGGTTGTTGACGACCATGGTTTGGTTCGCGACAGCGTCAGTACGCTGCTGGCCCGTGAGCCGGACATTGTCATCGTTGGCGTGGCGGAAGATGCGGATGCCGCGATCAGCAAGGTGCTGGAGCTGAAACCTGACCTGGTGCTGATGGACATCGACATGCCGGGCATCAGTTGCTTTGATGCGATCCAGATCGTCCGGTCGCGTGTGCCCCAGACGAAGTTCATCCTGGTGACGGCTTACGAGCACGATGAGCACCTTGAGCAGGCGCTCAAGGTCCGGGCCAATGGGTTCATTGTGAAGAGCCAAGGAATGAACTCGCTGATTGGGGCGATTCGCGAAGTGGCGGCGGGGCGCATTCACTATTCGCCGGAGATCATGAGTCGTTTGATCGTTGAAGGTGACCAGATTCGCCTCGAGAATCCGCCCAAGAGTCGCTTGAGCACGCTGAGTCCTCGGGAGCGTGAGCTTCTTCGGGTGCTGGCCCGTGGACAAAGCCTCAAAGAGGCGGCGAGCATTCTGGGGATCAGCTACAAGACGGCGGACAAGCAGAAGGCCTCGCTGATGGCTAAGTTGGACATTCACGACCGTGTCGAACTGGCTCGGTATGCCATCCGCGAGGGGCTGGTTGAGCCGTGA
- a CDS encoding UDP-N-acetylmuramoyl-L-alanyl-D-glutamate--2,6-diaminopimelate ligase yields the protein MNGVMTWGSLVRRAGLVSRWRGPIDPPINSVIEDSRQARPGACFVAVRGTKADGHDYVEAAVKAGAAAVVCERPIAMPPSVAVLEVASARGLASRLAVALWGLDETLREGRLKLVGITGTNGKSTFCYLVRSILRQAGLPTAMLGTVQYDLLSRSVEASMTTPPATVLAGYLAEAANAGASHAVMEVSSHALDQGRCDGLRFAVGVFSNLTGDHLDYHKTMDEYLRAKKRLFDRLAPDAVGAVNAEDPAAERMVTDCRARVLRYGIIADLSKGGPGGVGGTAAPEGVARVEDLDVFARVLDGDARGTRFEVTVRRGGSLRSGQVESQQVNSVLVGRHNVQNCLAAVSAAVGLGLPLGRIVAGLESVRIVPGRLQRVEGNGSGVAVLVDYAHTDDALMNVLRAVRPIAKRRLIVLFGCGGDRDRSKRPRMAKAVAQFADCILVTSDNPRSEEPRGIIDDILPGFAPQDMERVVVEPDRRKAIAAAIEMASPGDVVLLAGKGHETYQEIRGQRHDFDDVAIAAEILKGKSRAS from the coding sequence GTGAATGGTGTGATGACATGGGGCAGCCTTGTTCGGCGGGCAGGGCTGGTATCGCGATGGCGTGGCCCGATTGACCCCCCGATCAACTCCGTGATTGAGGATTCACGCCAGGCGCGTCCCGGGGCATGTTTTGTTGCAGTCCGCGGGACCAAGGCCGACGGGCACGACTACGTGGAGGCGGCGGTCAAGGCCGGGGCTGCTGCGGTGGTATGCGAGCGGCCGATCGCCATGCCGCCCTCGGTGGCGGTGCTCGAGGTGGCCAGCGCCCGCGGCTTGGCGAGCCGGCTGGCAGTTGCGTTGTGGGGGCTTGATGAGACTCTTCGCGAAGGCCGACTGAAGCTGGTGGGCATCACCGGCACCAATGGCAAGAGCACGTTCTGCTACCTGGTTCGCTCGATACTCCGGCAGGCCGGCCTGCCGACGGCCATGCTGGGGACGGTGCAGTACGATCTGTTGTCGCGATCGGTTGAGGCGTCGATGACCACGCCTCCGGCAACGGTTCTTGCGGGCTACCTGGCGGAAGCGGCCAACGCGGGGGCTTCTCACGCGGTGATGGAAGTATCGAGTCATGCGCTTGATCAAGGGCGATGCGACGGCCTCCGTTTTGCCGTCGGTGTCTTCAGCAACCTGACCGGCGATCACCTCGACTACCACAAGACGATGGACGAATACCTCCGGGCCAAGAAGCGGCTGTTCGATCGCCTTGCTCCGGATGCGGTCGGTGCGGTGAACGCCGAGGACCCGGCCGCCGAGCGGATGGTCACCGACTGCAGGGCTCGGGTTCTCCGCTACGGGATCATCGCCGATCTGTCCAAGGGGGGGCCAGGCGGAGTCGGAGGCACGGCTGCTCCTGAAGGTGTGGCGAGGGTTGAGGATCTGGACGTCTTTGCCCGGGTTCTTGACGGCGACGCGCGCGGCACGCGGTTCGAGGTCACCGTGCGGCGTGGCGGTAGTCTTCGAAGTGGGCAGGTTGAATCGCAGCAGGTGAACTCGGTTCTGGTGGGCCGGCACAATGTGCAGAACTGCCTGGCGGCCGTATCCGCAGCGGTTGGATTGGGGCTCCCGCTGGGGCGGATTGTGGCCGGTCTGGAATCGGTGCGGATCGTGCCTGGTCGGCTGCAGCGTGTGGAAGGTAATGGGAGCGGCGTTGCCGTTCTGGTGGATTACGCTCACACGGATGACGCGCTGATGAACGTTCTTCGGGCGGTGCGGCCGATCGCCAAGCGGCGGCTGATCGTGCTCTTCGGCTGTGGCGGCGATCGTGACCGTTCGAAGCGTCCGAGGATGGCCAAAGCCGTGGCCCAGTTCGCGGACTGCATCCTCGTGACCAGTGACAACCCGCGAAGTGAGGAGCCGCGTGGTATCATCGACGACATCCTGCCCGGCTTTGCGCCCCAGGATATGGAGCGAGTCGTGGTGGAGCCGGACCGGCGCAAGGCGATCGCGGCGGCCATCGAGATGGCTTCCCCCGGCGACGTCGTTCTTCTGGCCGGCAAGGGTCACGAGACGTATCAGGAGATCCGTGGCCAGCGACATGACTTTGATGACGTGGCCATTGCGGCCGAGATCCTGAAGGGGAAGAGCAGGGCATCTTGA
- a CDS encoding glycosyltransferase: MFLHPLSLAYLITDLEVGGVPLHLFRLATALPRDRFRVRVISLAGEGPVGGMLRETGIPVWACRARSVADLAALWRLWRFLRADPPDIVHSLLFHANTAARLVGPMAGVPISRILCEIQTAEVERGWHLILDGLTCRLCACEIGNSPSVVEHLHREAHIPRSRLACEWGAVEVAKYADALPLAREALGLGSDQQVLIWTGRLDPVKGFEEMLAACALVRERHGIKLVLVGEGPYRPVVERLIRQHGLSGDVLMLGRRTDVPRLLKTADVFLFCSRTEGLPNALLEAMAAGLPIVATDVPGCRDLIVHGRTGLLAAKGRPDEIAANLAVLLADADLARRLGLEARRWVGLNADASRLALRWEDRYTAIVGGVGPRSLGRRGLDMLKPNEASELRA; the protein is encoded by the coding sequence TTGTTTCTCCATCCTCTCAGCCTGGCGTACCTCATTACCGACCTTGAAGTCGGGGGCGTGCCCTTGCACCTCTTTCGACTGGCGACGGCGTTGCCGCGTGACCGGTTCCGGGTTCGGGTGATTTCGCTGGCGGGGGAGGGGCCGGTAGGGGGGATGCTTCGCGAAACAGGGATTCCGGTCTGGGCCTGCCGGGCCCGATCGGTCGCCGATCTTGCCGCCCTTTGGCGACTCTGGCGATTTCTGCGGGCGGATCCCCCCGATATTGTGCATTCGTTGCTGTTTCACGCCAACACCGCTGCCCGGTTGGTGGGCCCGATGGCGGGCGTACCGATTTCCCGGATCCTGTGCGAGATCCAGACGGCCGAGGTCGAGCGGGGCTGGCACCTGATCCTCGACGGCCTGACCTGTCGCTTGTGTGCCTGTGAGATCGGCAACTCTCCCTCCGTCGTCGAGCACCTGCATCGGGAGGCTCATATTCCCCGGTCCCGCCTGGCTTGCGAGTGGGGTGCGGTCGAGGTGGCCAAATACGCTGACGCGTTGCCGCTGGCCCGCGAGGCGCTGGGCCTGGGTTCGGACCAGCAGGTGCTGATCTGGACCGGCCGACTGGATCCGGTGAAAGGTTTCGAGGAGATGCTGGCCGCGTGTGCCTTGGTGCGTGAGCGACATGGCATCAAGCTTGTACTGGTCGGCGAAGGACCGTATCGGCCCGTGGTCGAGCGGCTCATTCGTCAGCACGGCTTGTCGGGTGACGTGCTGATGCTTGGTCGTCGCACAGATGTTCCTCGGCTGCTTAAGACCGCCGACGTGTTTCTCTTCTGTTCTCGGACCGAGGGGTTGCCCAACGCCCTCCTGGAGGCCATGGCCGCCGGTCTTCCGATCGTCGCCACGGACGTCCCCGGTTGCCGGGACTTGATTGTCCATGGCCGGACCGGTCTGCTGGCCGCGAAGGGGCGGCCCGACGAGATTGCGGCGAACCTGGCGGTCCTGCTGGCGGATGCAGATCTCGCTCGGCGGCTGGGTTTGGAGGCCCGCCGGTGGGTAGGTCTGAACGCCGATGCCAGCCGGTTGGCCCTGCGCTGGGAGGATCGCTACACGGCCATCGTGGGCGGGGTGGGGCCGCGATCGCTCGGCAGGCGAGGTCTCGATATGTTGAAGCCAAACGAAGCCAGCGAGTTGCGGGCGTGA
- the murQ gene encoding N-acetylmuramic acid 6-phosphate etherase, translated as MRDRGHFMTEQKNERSRTIDRMSIAEAVELINSEDARIPEAVAACKAQIAAAIELVVAAFRAGGRLIYVGAGTSGRLGVVDASECPPTFLTDPEMVQGVIAGGNGAMFRAVEGAEDSEADGAAAMKDRKVGSKDVVFGIATGGTTPYVHGAIGYARQVGARTVFFACVPKEQCDDAADVSIRVLVGPEVITGSTRMKAGTATKLVLNMMTTISMVQLGKVYENLMVDVNAYSNVKLVDRGARIIAAITGVDRDKALELLHAAKGRVKTAIVMHHRQVDRESADRLLAAHGGRVRAVLESDMP; from the coding sequence ATGCGCGATCGTGGCCACTTCATGACGGAGCAGAAGAACGAGCGGTCTCGGACGATCGACCGGATGTCGATTGCCGAGGCCGTGGAGTTGATCAACAGCGAGGATGCCAGGATTCCGGAAGCCGTAGCCGCCTGCAAGGCTCAGATTGCGGCGGCGATTGAACTGGTGGTGGCCGCCTTCCGTGCGGGTGGTCGCCTGATCTACGTCGGAGCCGGAACGAGCGGTCGACTTGGCGTCGTGGACGCGTCCGAGTGTCCGCCGACCTTTCTCACGGATCCCGAGATGGTTCAAGGGGTCATCGCCGGTGGCAACGGGGCCATGTTCCGAGCGGTGGAGGGTGCCGAGGATAGCGAGGCGGACGGCGCGGCCGCGATGAAGGATCGGAAGGTCGGTTCCAAGGATGTCGTCTTCGGGATTGCCACCGGCGGGACCACGCCGTACGTTCATGGGGCGATCGGCTACGCTCGCCAGGTCGGAGCCAGGACCGTCTTCTTCGCCTGCGTGCCCAAGGAACAGTGTGATGATGCGGCCGATGTCTCGATCCGTGTGCTGGTCGGTCCGGAAGTGATCACGGGTTCCACTCGGATGAAGGCCGGCACCGCCACCAAGCTCGTGCTCAACATGATGACCACCATCTCGATGGTTCAGTTGGGCAAGGTGTACGAGAATCTGATGGTGGATGTAAATGCCTATTCCAACGTCAAACTCGTGGATCGCGGGGCCCGCATCATCGCCGCCATTACCGGTGTGGATCGCGACAAGGCCCTGGAGCTTCTGCATGCGGCCAAGGGCCGGGTCAAGACCGCCATCGTCATGCACCATCGCCAGGTGGACCGCGAGAGCGCCGATCGCCTGCTGGCCGCACATGGAGGCCGGGTCAGGGCGGTGCTCGAGAGCGATATGCCGTGA
- the rsmH gene encoding 16S rRNA (cytosine(1402)-N(4))-methyltransferase RsmH: protein MSRSEIEHIPVLGEVLMSLVDPRPGETVVDATVGHGGHAELLAGAIGSRGRLIGLDIDESNLARARSRVEKAMVGKSSPSLHWVRANFSELGSVLDELGVSRVDVILADLGVSTDQLLDSSRGFTFSEDGPLDMRIDPRLETTAADLVNRLEENELADLIFHSSQERFSRRIAKRICEARREKRIRTVSELVQIVCSAMGVLGQFSPHRLHPATRTFLALRMTVNHELENLQELLEFAPRRLSVGGRLAVISFHSGEDRIVKQNFLDRKRDGVYELRTKKPVQASSEETLRNPRARSAKLRVALRLASVQGAA from the coding sequence GTGAGCCGATCTGAGATCGAGCATATCCCGGTTCTCGGTGAAGTCCTCATGTCGCTCGTCGATCCTCGACCGGGCGAAACGGTGGTGGATGCGACGGTGGGGCATGGGGGGCACGCTGAGTTGTTGGCGGGGGCCATCGGGTCAAGGGGCCGGCTCATCGGCCTGGATATTGACGAGAGCAATCTGGCCCGAGCCCGCAGTCGTGTGGAGAAGGCCATGGTCGGCAAATCAAGTCCATCGCTGCACTGGGTGCGGGCCAACTTCTCCGAGCTGGGGTCGGTGCTCGACGAATTAGGCGTGAGCCGTGTCGATGTGATCCTGGCCGATCTGGGGGTCAGTACCGATCAACTGCTCGATTCAAGTCGAGGTTTCACTTTCAGCGAGGATGGGCCGCTAGACATGCGGATCGACCCGCGGCTGGAGACGACTGCGGCCGATCTGGTCAACCGGCTGGAGGAGAATGAGCTAGCGGATCTGATCTTCCATTCGAGCCAGGAGCGGTTCAGTCGGCGGATCGCGAAGCGGATCTGTGAAGCTCGTCGGGAGAAGCGGATTCGAACGGTGTCGGAGCTGGTGCAGATCGTCTGTTCGGCGATGGGGGTGTTGGGGCAGTTTTCCCCCCACCGGCTCCATCCCGCCACGAGGACGTTTCTTGCCCTGCGGATGACCGTCAACCACGAGCTGGAGAACCTGCAGGAGCTGCTGGAGTTCGCCCCCCGACGACTATCTGTAGGGGGTCGGCTTGCGGTGATTAGCTTCCATAGTGGTGAAGATCGAATCGTCAAGCAGAATTTTCTTGATCGTAAGCGCGATGGCGTGTATGAATTACGGACAAAGAAGCCGGTTCAGGCTTCGAGTGAGGAAACCCTGCGGAACCCACGTGCTCGCAGCGCCAAGCTTCGGGTAGCGTTGCGGTTGGCGTCAGTCCAGGGCGCGGCCTGA
- a CDS encoding penicillin-binding protein 2: MSLNEPKAGEGRAVPMAYARVQAKPVWFRPWVGQLVIGLICAVLLGQVGRLAYIHHVLRPSLLEYSERRQTSTVALPARRGAILDCRFRVLAGSHDSPTVYADPRMVKNHTEAAQELARVLGKPSEEILQLLRDPKKRAFVVIQRGVAENEAEGVRDLKIEGVGVRNEPSRTYPMGTLAAHVVGFVRAGKEGPEGIEGIELAMDKYLRGKSGQREVYRDVKRRAIFEKPDSYQAPKDGIHVVLSLDSAIQEVLESQLAATVAKFRAESAIGVVMSPKNGDVYAMACYPAFDPGKVAQVPRDSRILCNRVLTDPVEPGSVFKPFVLAEVLSESAARPAETVFCHNGLYETGKRRLHDHHPYGSLTVEQILTKSSNIGMAILGQRLGNPRMHAGLSRFGFGRKTGVDLPGEDPGLMLPVKRWNSFSTTSIPMGQEIAITPMQLATAFCSLVNGGRLLMPRVVSAVLDHDGNVFEDRTAAQGRGQALNPATAAVMKSLLAKVVNEGTGKPAQLVQWQVMGKTGTAQIPKFGHKGYEPNAYLASFIAAAPETDPAVVVLITVRKPDRSIGYYGGTVSAPPVKAVLEMVLPYLGIPPERSEEEGAKLKVGIVGGGD; the protein is encoded by the coding sequence ATGAGCCTGAACGAACCGAAGGCAGGGGAGGGGCGGGCGGTCCCGATGGCCTATGCCCGCGTGCAGGCCAAGCCGGTCTGGTTTCGCCCGTGGGTGGGGCAGCTGGTGATCGGTCTGATCTGTGCGGTTCTTTTGGGGCAGGTCGGCCGGCTGGCCTACATTCACCACGTTCTTCGCCCATCGCTTCTGGAGTATTCCGAGCGCCGGCAGACGAGTACGGTGGCTTTGCCTGCTCGTCGGGGTGCGATTCTGGATTGCCGTTTCCGGGTGCTGGCCGGCAGCCATGACTCGCCGACCGTCTACGCCGATCCTCGGATGGTGAAGAATCACACCGAGGCTGCCCAGGAATTGGCTCGTGTACTTGGCAAGCCGTCGGAGGAGATCCTGCAACTCCTGCGGGATCCGAAGAAGAGGGCATTTGTCGTCATTCAGCGTGGTGTGGCGGAGAACGAGGCCGAGGGCGTTCGCGACCTCAAGATCGAGGGCGTAGGTGTCCGCAACGAGCCGAGTCGTACCTACCCGATGGGAACGCTGGCCGCCCACGTGGTGGGGTTCGTCCGTGCCGGCAAGGAAGGCCCGGAGGGTATCGAGGGTATTGAACTGGCGATGGACAAGTATCTGCGCGGCAAGAGCGGCCAGCGCGAAGTCTATCGCGACGTGAAACGGCGCGCGATTTTCGAGAAACCGGACAGCTACCAAGCGCCCAAAGACGGCATCCACGTGGTGCTCAGCCTGGATTCCGCCATCCAGGAGGTACTTGAAAGCCAACTGGCGGCGACCGTCGCGAAGTTCAGAGCCGAGAGCGCCATCGGCGTGGTCATGAGCCCCAAGAACGGCGACGTCTACGCGATGGCCTGCTACCCGGCCTTTGACCCCGGCAAGGTCGCCCAGGTGCCCCGCGACAGTCGTATCCTGTGCAACCGCGTTTTGACCGATCCGGTTGAGCCAGGCAGCGTGTTCAAGCCATTTGTGCTGGCCGAGGTGCTGTCCGAGAGCGCGGCCAGGCCGGCGGAGACGGTTTTCTGCCATAATGGCCTGTATGAGACCGGTAAACGACGACTTCACGACCATCACCCTTACGGATCGTTGACCGTTGAGCAGATTCTCACCAAGTCGAGCAACATTGGCATGGCCATTCTGGGGCAGCGGCTGGGCAACCCCCGGATGCACGCGGGGCTCAGCCGGTTCGGATTCGGGCGCAAGACGGGGGTCGATTTGCCTGGTGAAGACCCGGGCCTGATGCTGCCGGTCAAGAGGTGGAATTCCTTTTCGACCACTTCGATTCCGATGGGGCAGGAGATTGCGATCACCCCGATGCAGCTGGCGACTGCGTTTTGTTCGTTGGTGAACGGTGGGAGGCTGCTCATGCCCCGGGTCGTGTCGGCGGTCCTGGACCATGACGGCAACGTGTTTGAGGATCGAACGGCGGCGCAGGGCCGAGGGCAGGCGCTGAATCCGGCCACTGCGGCCGTCATGAAGAGTCTCCTCGCCAAAGTAGTCAACGAAGGCACGGGCAAGCCAGCGCAGCTCGTTCAGTGGCAAGTGATGGGCAAGACCGGAACCGCTCAGATCCCGAAGTTTGGGCACAAGGGTTATGAACCGAATGCCTATCTTGCCTCCTTCATTGCCGCCGCGCCCGAGACGGATCCGGCTGTCGTCGTCCTGATCACCGTGCGCAAGCCGGATCGGAGCATCGGTTACTATGGGGGTACGGTGTCCGCTCCGCCGGTCAAGGCGGTCCTGGAGATGGTTCTTCCGTATCTGGGTATTCCGCCGGAGCGGTCCGAGGAAGAGGGGGCCAAGCTGAAGGTGGGAATCGTCGGCGGTGGCGACTGA
- a CDS encoding LysM peptidoglycan-binding domain-containing protein — MTRETKIGLLVGLGFIVVFAVLLSQTTSVPSTGENLPFVLKPSPQLPSLPSGREVANKPSGSSGDRAVPAPGVGRTPESPSTPVDRDGGLVRLPNSPDSSSKGPDGVAWRLPNPPSLGPSPFAWTPNGGGSTPLSGQMPSSEGDPDVVTTSYVGKRAPSPVGPSVVGTAPPGPSVAVKHPESTDLAKGMIDAPKPVAVDPDELVKSPDPAPASPPKEYLVQKGDTLRSIAKGRYDSVSAKVVEFVADANKDRIKDKNRVFEGQKLLLPDLPPDMFEVVQPVGGKRPSLRELAKELTTVDSRKAPQESARPKSGSTAPLSAGTAVVKGGTDGREASGSPSPQVVDYPKLTPRKKVSSPTLTPAPAPSPAPDDADDRRAPTVIARNDGGALKGKLTLDSTELKPAAASSKYRTYEIRDKDTLGSIAARELGTATAWPEIKKLNKDLDPRKMKAGMKIKLPARPSVPSPSGTSSRPEVNRASA, encoded by the coding sequence ATGACCCGGGAAACGAAAATCGGGCTTTTGGTGGGGTTGGGTTTCATCGTCGTGTTTGCGGTACTTCTCTCGCAAACGACCTCGGTGCCGTCGACGGGAGAGAACCTGCCGTTTGTGTTGAAGCCGTCGCCGCAGCTGCCCAGTCTGCCGAGTGGCCGCGAGGTGGCCAACAAGCCGTCGGGCTCGAGCGGCGACCGGGCCGTTCCGGCGCCGGGCGTGGGACGGACGCCTGAGTCTCCGTCGACGCCGGTGGACAGAGATGGTGGCCTGGTCAGGTTGCCGAATTCGCCGGATTCGTCGTCGAAAGGGCCGGATGGTGTGGCGTGGCGTCTGCCCAATCCACCCTCTCTGGGCCCGTCTCCATTCGCGTGGACGCCGAACGGCGGCGGCAGCACCCCGTTGAGCGGCCAGATGCCATCGAGCGAAGGGGATCCGGACGTCGTCACGACGAGCTACGTGGGCAAGAGGGCTCCGAGTCCGGTAGGGCCATCGGTGGTGGGCACCGCGCCTCCGGGGCCCTCCGTTGCGGTGAAGCACCCCGAGTCGACCGACCTGGCCAAAGGTATGATTGATGCCCCGAAGCCGGTGGCTGTCGATCCCGACGAGCTGGTGAAATCGCCGGATCCCGCTCCCGCCAGTCCGCCGAAGGAGTACCTGGTTCAGAAGGGTGATACCCTGCGGAGTATTGCGAAGGGGCGGTATGACTCGGTTTCCGCCAAGGTGGTGGAGTTCGTAGCGGATGCGAACAAGGATCGGATCAAGGACAAGAACAGGGTATTCGAGGGTCAGAAGCTGTTGCTGCCTGATCTCCCGCCCGACATGTTCGAGGTGGTCCAGCCGGTGGGTGGCAAGAGGCCCAGTCTCAGGGAGTTGGCCAAGGAACTGACGACGGTTGATTCCCGCAAGGCGCCGCAGGAATCGGCGAGGCCCAAGAGTGGTTCGACCGCGCCCTTGTCGGCGGGCACTGCCGTCGTGAAGGGCGGCACCGACGGAAGGGAGGCATCTGGAAGCCCCTCACCGCAGGTTGTCGACTACCCGAAGCTGACCCCCAGGAAGAAGGTGTCGTCGCCGACCCTGACGCCGGCGCCGGCTCCGAGCCCGGCACCCGACGACGCCGACGATCGGCGGGCTCCGACGGTGATTGCCAGGAACGACGGCGGGGCTCTCAAGGGCAAGTTGACGCTGGACAGTACTGAGCTTAAGCCGGCAGCGGCCTCGAGCAAGTACCGGACTTACGAGATTCGGGACAAGGACACCCTAGGTTCGATTGCGGCCAGGGAATTGGGTACAGCCACTGCTTGGCCGGAGATCAAGAAGCTCAACAAGGACCTTGATCCGAGGAAGATGAAGGCCGGCATGAAGATCAAGTTGCCCGCCAGGCCGTCGGTTCCTTCGCCGAGTGGAACATCGTCTAGACCTGAGGTGAATCGAGCGTCCGCATGA